One stretch of Pandoraea oxalativorans DNA includes these proteins:
- a CDS encoding short-chain fatty acid transporter: MKPGTSLSSKTEAPHDGGLLERLAASVTRWSERWFPDAYLFAALAVIVCAGGALAIGVPAVKVGVAFGDGFWSLIPFTMQMAIVAISGYVVAVSPPAAVLIRKMAAVPRSGRSAVAYVAFVSIVLSLFNWAISLVFSGLLVRAIARRDDIRMDYRAGGAAAYLGMGATWALGLSSSAAQLQANPASLPKALIEITGVIPFSDTIFLTQSMAIAAVLTVVSVILAYYSAPRDARATVAADLGVSLDDASKPYVRPQRPGDWLEYSPFVTVLIVALGALWIGHEFTTKDPLLAISNLNTYNFLFLMLGMLLNWRPRRFLDAIAKSVPSVAGVLIQFPLYGGIAYLLTKAPGLDGQTLSHHLSSFFVAISSQESFPGVMGVYSAVLGFFVPSGGGKWIIEAPYVMQAANDLHVHLGWAVTVYNAAEALPNLINPFWMLPLLGVLGLRARDVVGYTFTQLLVHFPVVIVMLWLLAQTLTYHPPVMP, from the coding sequence ATGAAACCGGGAACTTCACTATCGAGCAAGACGGAGGCGCCGCACGACGGCGGGCTCCTCGAACGTCTGGCGGCATCGGTCACACGCTGGTCCGAGCGCTGGTTTCCTGACGCCTATCTGTTCGCCGCACTCGCCGTCATCGTCTGTGCGGGCGGGGCGCTCGCCATCGGGGTGCCGGCCGTCAAGGTCGGCGTGGCGTTCGGTGACGGTTTCTGGAGCCTGATCCCGTTCACGATGCAGATGGCCATCGTCGCCATCTCGGGCTACGTGGTGGCGGTCTCGCCGCCGGCGGCCGTGCTGATTCGCAAAATGGCCGCCGTGCCGCGCAGCGGTCGCAGCGCCGTCGCCTATGTGGCGTTCGTGAGTATCGTGCTCTCCCTGTTCAACTGGGCCATCAGTCTTGTGTTCAGCGGTCTGCTGGTGCGCGCAATTGCGCGACGCGACGACATTCGCATGGATTACCGTGCGGGCGGCGCAGCGGCATATCTGGGCATGGGCGCGACCTGGGCGCTGGGCCTGAGTTCGTCGGCCGCGCAGTTGCAGGCGAATCCGGCGAGTCTGCCCAAGGCGCTCATCGAGATCACCGGCGTCATCCCGTTCTCGGACACGATTTTCCTGACGCAGTCGATGGCGATCGCCGCCGTGCTGACGGTGGTCTCGGTGATCCTCGCGTACTACTCCGCACCGCGCGATGCGCGTGCGACCGTGGCCGCCGATCTCGGCGTGTCGCTCGACGACGCGTCGAAGCCGTACGTGCGTCCGCAGCGTCCTGGAGACTGGCTCGAATACAGCCCGTTCGTGACGGTGCTGATCGTGGCGCTCGGTGCGTTGTGGATCGGGCATGAGTTCACGACCAAAGACCCGCTGCTCGCCATCTCGAACCTGAACACGTACAACTTCCTGTTCCTGATGCTGGGAATGTTGCTGAACTGGCGTCCGCGCCGTTTCCTCGACGCCATCGCCAAGTCGGTGCCGTCGGTCGCGGGCGTGCTGATTCAGTTCCCGCTGTACGGCGGCATCGCTTACCTGCTGACGAAGGCCCCGGGGCTGGACGGACAGACGCTCTCGCACCATCTGTCGAGCTTCTTCGTGGCGATCTCGTCGCAGGAGTCGTTCCCGGGCGTGATGGGCGTGTACTCGGCCGTGCTAGGCTTCTTCGTGCCGTCGGGCGGCGGCAAGTGGATCATCGAAGCACCGTACGTCATGCAAGCGGCCAACGACCTGCACGTGCATCTGGGCTGGGCCGTGACGGTATATAACGCGGCCGAAGCGCTGCCGAACCTGATCAACCCGTTCTGGATGTTGCCGCTGCTGGGCGTGCTCGGCCTGCGTGCCCGCGACGTGGTCGGCTACACGTTCACGCAATTGCTCGTGCACTTCCCGGTGGTCATCGTCATGCTCTGGTTGCTGGCGCAGACGCTGACCTATCACCCGCCGGTCATGCCGTAA
- a CDS encoding class II aldolase/adducin family protein: MQSPTPYAPAITEHDAASIAQLREDLAAANHILAHHEVLDGFGHVSVRDPRNAAHFLIAQSMAPELVTPDDILTLDLDCQPVDGDTRKRYLETWIHSEIYRARPDVKAIVHSHSPSVIPFAASSVRLRPIYHMAGFLGSGAPVFDIRHCFGCTDMLVRNGEQGKALADTLGDADVALMRGHGFVATAPTLPAAVYRAIYTELNAGMQSTAIALGGEVTYLDEEEGKRATQTNLGVMERPWTLWKRQAAALRRE, from the coding sequence ATGCAATCCCCTACCCCCTACGCACCGGCGATCACCGAACACGACGCGGCCTCCATCGCGCAACTGCGCGAGGACCTTGCCGCCGCCAACCACATCCTTGCGCACCACGAAGTGTTAGACGGCTTCGGGCACGTAAGCGTGCGCGACCCGCGTAACGCGGCGCACTTCCTGATCGCGCAATCGATGGCACCCGAGCTGGTCACGCCGGACGACATTCTGACGCTCGACCTCGATTGCCAGCCCGTCGACGGCGACACGCGCAAGCGCTATCTGGAGACGTGGATTCACAGCGAGATCTACCGCGCGCGCCCGGACGTCAAGGCTATCGTGCACAGTCATTCGCCGTCGGTGATTCCGTTTGCTGCGTCGTCGGTACGGCTGCGTCCGATCTACCACATGGCCGGGTTTCTCGGCAGCGGCGCGCCCGTGTTCGACATCCGTCATTGCTTTGGCTGTACGGACATGCTCGTGCGCAACGGCGAACAAGGCAAAGCGCTGGCCGACACGCTGGGCGACGCGGACGTCGCGCTCATGCGCGGACATGGCTTCGTGGCGACCGCGCCGACGCTGCCCGCCGCCGTCTATCGCGCGATCTATACCGAATTGAACGCCGGTATGCAATCGACCGCCATCGCGCTCGGTGGCGAGGTGACCTATCTCGACGAAGAGGAAGGCAAACGCGCCACGCAAACCAATCTCGGCGTGATGGAGCGTCCGTGGACGTTGTGGAAACGTCAGGCGGCGGCCTTGCGCCGCGAGTGA
- a CDS encoding 4,5-dihydroxyphthalate decarboxylase, with protein sequence MSRLSLSLAINDYDHVRDLLDARIAVTGIDLVPSVLPVEEIFYRTTHFQEWDLSEMSLAKYASLRSQGDDRLIGLPVFPSRVFRLSSLYVKSDGGVASPADLRGKRIGVPEWAQTASVYSRGWLVHDQGVALTEVEWVQGGVNQAGRREKVAVRVPEGVRYRPSPDKSLTAMLLDGEIDAILSARPPAPPAGREHEVVRLLPDFETAERAYFARSGIFPIMHLIVMRRDVFAANRWIANNLVKAFTQAKDASIARLEDITCSHFPLPWMSQRAAEAKAMFGGDPWPYGVAPNRITLDAFLRFAFEQGVCHRPMQADDLFPPEVSAAVRV encoded by the coding sequence ATGTCCAGACTCTCGCTGTCCCTCGCCATCAACGACTACGACCATGTGCGCGATCTGCTCGACGCCCGCATCGCCGTCACCGGCATCGATCTCGTGCCGTCGGTCTTGCCGGTGGAAGAGATCTTCTATCGCACTACGCATTTTCAGGAGTGGGATCTCTCGGAGATGTCGCTCGCGAAGTACGCGTCGCTGCGCTCGCAGGGCGACGACCGGCTGATCGGCCTGCCGGTGTTTCCCTCGCGCGTCTTTCGCTTGTCGTCGCTCTACGTGAAATCAGACGGCGGCGTGGCGTCGCCCGCCGACTTGCGCGGCAAGCGCATCGGTGTGCCCGAGTGGGCGCAGACAGCTTCGGTCTACTCGCGCGGCTGGCTCGTCCACGATCAGGGCGTGGCACTCACGGAGGTCGAGTGGGTGCAGGGCGGCGTGAATCAGGCAGGCCGCCGCGAGAAAGTCGCTGTGCGTGTGCCGGAAGGCGTGCGTTACCGCCCCTCGCCCGACAAATCGCTCACCGCCATGCTGCTCGACGGCGAGATCGACGCCATTCTCAGCGCCCGTCCGCCCGCACCGCCTGCCGGACGCGAGCACGAAGTCGTGCGTCTGCTGCCGGACTTCGAGACGGCCGAGCGCGCCTATTTCGCGCGCAGCGGCATCTTCCCGATCATGCATCTGATCGTCATGCGACGCGATGTCTTCGCGGCGAATCGCTGGATCGCCAACAACCTGGTCAAAGCGTTCACGCAGGCGAAGGACGCGAGCATCGCCCGTCTCGAAGACATCACCTGCTCGCACTTCCCGCTGCCGTGGATGAGCCAGCGCGCGGCCGAAGCGAAGGCGATGTTCGGGGGGGATCCGTGGCCTTATGGCGTCGCACCCAATCGCATCACGCTCGACGCCTTCCTGCGTTTTGCATTCGAACAAGGGGTCTGTCATCGCCCGATGCAGGCCGACGACCTGTTTCCTCCCGAGGTGAGCGCCGCCGTGCGGGTGTGA
- a CDS encoding MFS transporter yields MAHDLPPRHAERIDVREALQSAPLGAFHYRLATLLALILLFDGFDLYNAAYIVHDVTRLWLLSPSQIGVLLSCGLAGFAAGSALSGPFSDRIGRRRVLLTGIWLSGVMSLAIALLAHDLRTFIALRFVMGISLGLLMPVAVTYINEIAPKRSANVFTIVFFSCGWIGGATASGFIAAWLIPQYGWQSMYYVGALSVVLALALQFVLPESVSFLASRGRQDEVRAQLTRLWPARAAEFAMATFTSPDAGVKAGSVAALFSPEFRRQTICLWSMGALSLFSSYGLSGWLPTIMLKRGENLSTSFAYGSLLVFASAFGSLLTGVVADRIGNRRLAMSLAWLCGAAAIGVLATITGGSVTFVGIVVAGMFVIGTQTVLNNLVAVSYPTEIRSTGVGLYLGIARVGAMCGPAIAGVLQQATGGAGTMFFVLGAALVTAAALVFLVARPENLPKAPAFGH; encoded by the coding sequence ATGGCCCATGACCTTCCGCCGCGACACGCCGAGCGCATCGACGTTCGCGAAGCGCTGCAATCCGCCCCGCTGGGGGCCTTTCACTATCGGCTCGCCACCCTGCTGGCGCTGATCCTGCTGTTCGACGGCTTCGATCTCTACAACGCCGCGTACATCGTTCACGACGTCACCAGGCTATGGCTTCTGTCGCCGAGCCAGATCGGTGTGCTGCTCTCGTGCGGGCTGGCAGGCTTTGCCGCTGGCTCGGCCCTCTCGGGACCGTTCAGCGACCGCATCGGACGCCGCCGCGTGCTGCTCACTGGCATCTGGTTGTCGGGCGTGATGAGTCTCGCCATCGCGCTCCTTGCTCACGACCTGCGCACGTTCATCGCGCTGCGTTTCGTGATGGGGATCTCGCTGGGTTTGCTGATGCCGGTGGCCGTCACGTACATCAACGAAATCGCGCCTAAGCGCAGCGCCAACGTCTTCACTATCGTGTTCTTCTCGTGCGGCTGGATCGGTGGCGCGACGGCATCGGGCTTCATTGCGGCGTGGCTGATTCCGCAATACGGCTGGCAAAGCATGTACTACGTCGGTGCGTTATCGGTCGTGCTGGCGCTCGCGCTGCAATTCGTGCTGCCCGAGTCGGTGTCGTTCCTCGCGAGTCGTGGCCGTCAGGACGAAGTGCGCGCACAACTGACTCGCCTGTGGCCTGCGCGTGCCGCCGAATTCGCGATGGCGACGTTTACGTCCCCCGATGCCGGTGTGAAAGCCGGTTCCGTCGCAGCGCTTTTCTCGCCCGAATTCCGCCGTCAGACGATCTGCCTCTGGTCGATGGGCGCGCTGTCGCTGTTCTCGTCGTACGGTCTGTCGGGCTGGCTGCCGACGATCATGCTCAAGCGCGGCGAGAACCTCTCGACGAGCTTCGCCTATGGGTCGCTGCTGGTGTTCGCATCGGCATTCGGCAGCCTGCTCACCGGCGTGGTCGCTGACCGCATCGGCAATCGTCGTCTCGCGATGTCGCTCGCGTGGCTGTGTGGTGCCGCGGCCATCGGCGTGCTCGCGACGATCACAGGCGGCTCGGTGACGTTCGTGGGCATTGTGGTGGCGGGCATGTTCGTCATCGGCACGCAGACGGTGCTCAACAACCTCGTCGCCGTGAGCTATCCGACCGAGATTCGCAGCACCGGCGTGGGGCTGTATCTCGGCATCGCCCGCGTAGGTGCCATGTGCGGCCCGGCCATCGCCGGTGTGCTGCAACAGGCGACGGGCGGCGCGGGCACGATGTTCTTCGTGCTCGGCGCAGCGCTCGTGACGGCGGCCGCACTCGTGTTCCTCGTCGCACGCCCCGAAAACCTGCCGAAAGCGCCGGCCTTCGGTCACTGA
- a CDS encoding citrate synthase — translation MTQQTDLMTREEVLALLDIKPATLYAYVSRGLIRARPHEDGRKSLYLRRDVERLATRKRGRAPTGAVAESTMRFGDPVLHSAITQITPHGPRYRNRLAIDLASGGASFESVVHLLMTGIWQDSIAEWLMQETPSDVLRFLSTYDGEVASADIGNLLGMVPFALAMHGRGARELADGTAVQAARAMLHCMVGCVGFLGPQQRFVARETGENVASHVLRAAGSAVTPARLRAMNAALVVLADNELAPATFSARVAASTNADLFGCVAAAIGSHIGFTTGTSTEKIETLLLCEPFDALDSRIGRVREYGASLLGFNHPLYPGGDARADLMMQMAGELMGETDDATIDDALRTQTRLTLDFLERMRTEANAHAGLATGLVALARALGLPDGTSTAMWIIGRSAGWVAHVMEQRTQAFMLRPRAKYGFGGPVSTETFESFDPPVTR, via the coding sequence ATGACGCAGCAAACCGACCTGATGACGCGCGAAGAAGTCCTGGCGCTGCTCGATATCAAACCGGCCACGTTGTACGCCTACGTGAGCCGGGGATTGATCCGGGCGCGTCCGCATGAGGACGGTCGCAAGAGCCTGTATCTGCGTCGCGACGTCGAGCGTCTGGCCACGCGCAAGCGCGGGCGCGCGCCGACCGGCGCGGTGGCCGAATCCACCATGCGCTTCGGCGATCCCGTGCTGCATTCGGCCATCACCCAGATCACGCCGCACGGTCCGCGCTATCGCAACCGTCTGGCGATCGATCTGGCGAGCGGCGGGGCGTCGTTCGAGTCGGTCGTGCATTTGCTGATGACGGGGATCTGGCAGGACAGCATCGCCGAATGGCTGATGCAGGAAACGCCGTCCGACGTGCTGCGCTTTCTGTCGACGTACGACGGGGAAGTCGCGAGCGCGGACATCGGCAATCTGCTCGGCATGGTGCCGTTTGCGCTCGCCATGCACGGACGCGGCGCACGCGAGCTGGCGGACGGCACCGCCGTGCAGGCAGCGCGTGCGATGCTGCATTGCATGGTCGGATGCGTGGGGTTTCTCGGGCCGCAGCAGCGCTTCGTCGCACGTGAGACCGGGGAGAACGTTGCGTCGCACGTGCTACGCGCAGCGGGCAGCGCGGTGACCCCCGCGCGACTGCGGGCGATGAATGCCGCACTGGTCGTGCTGGCCGACAACGAGCTCGCACCGGCGACGTTTTCGGCGCGCGTGGCGGCATCGACCAATGCGGATCTGTTCGGATGCGTCGCGGCGGCCATCGGCTCGCATATCGGCTTCACCACCGGCACCAGCACCGAAAAGATCGAGACGCTGCTGCTGTGCGAGCCGTTCGACGCACTCGATTCGCGCATCGGCCGGGTGCGCGAATACGGCGCAAGCCTGCTCGGTTTCAATCATCCGCTGTATCCCGGCGGCGACGCACGTGCGGACTTGATGATGCAGATGGCGGGCGAGTTGATGGGCGAGACGGACGACGCCACCATCGACGACGCATTGCGTACCCAGACACGTCTGACGCTCGACTTTCTCGAACGTATGCGCACCGAAGCGAACGCGCATGCCGGGTTGGCGACGGGACTGGTCGCGCTCGCCCGTGCGCTGGGACTGCCGGACGGCACGTCGACGGCGATGTGGATCATCGGCCGTTCGGCGGGCTGGGTGGCGCACGTCATGGAGCAGCGCACGCAGGCGTTCATGCTGCGACCGCGCGCGAAGTACGGTTTCGGCGGACCGGTGAGCACCGAAACCTTCGAGTCGTTCGACCCGCCGGTCACCCGGTGA
- a CDS encoding trimeric intracellular cation channel family protein encodes MKTEIFYALYLIAIVTEAMSGAIMGMQRGMDRFGLAFVGMVTALGGGTIRDVLFGRHPLVWIAHPEYLLLTLGAATLASIVARHIHRLRMTFITVDAIGLAGFTILGCDIGMTVSTSPVIVVLAGVLTGIGGGMLRDLLCGQVPLVLRREMYASVACIAGAMYVAMLHFGVPNGVATGVGFVVGFVIRMLAVWFGWRFRTFEDEAPSEPLH; translated from the coding sequence ATGAAGACAGAAATTTTCTACGCTCTGTACCTGATCGCCATCGTCACGGAAGCGATGTCGGGCGCCATCATGGGGATGCAGCGCGGTATGGACCGCTTCGGGCTCGCCTTCGTCGGCATGGTGACGGCGCTCGGCGGCGGCACCATTCGCGACGTGCTGTTCGGCCGCCATCCGCTCGTCTGGATCGCGCATCCGGAGTATCTGCTGCTCACCCTCGGCGCGGCCACGCTCGCCTCCATCGTCGCACGCCACATTCACCGGCTGCGCATGACGTTCATTACGGTCGACGCCATCGGCCTCGCCGGCTTCACGATTCTGGGGTGCGATATCGGCATGACCGTGAGCACGAGCCCGGTCATCGTAGTGCTCGCCGGGGTGCTGACGGGAATTGGCGGCGGTATGCTGCGCGATCTGTTGTGCGGACAGGTGCCGCTGGTGCTGCGCCGCGAGATGTATGCGAGTGTGGCGTGCATCGCAGGTGCGATGTACGTGGCGATGCTGCATTTCGGCGTACCGAACGGCGTCGCGACGGGCGTGGGCTTCGTCGTGGGCTTCGTCATCCGCATGCTGGCAGTGTGGTTCGGCTGGCGCTTTCGCACGTTCGAGGACGAAGCGCCGTCGGAACCATTGCATTGA
- the macA gene encoding macrolide transporter subunit MacA: protein MIQFIRRRPYLVTSLVVLVVLVALGLRSLATPKAPQYLSAKVERADLENTVLATGTLGAFQQVDVGAQVSGQLKSLKVKLGDKVTKGQWLAQIDPVLAQNGLRQAEADEQNLQAQKRSTAAQLRQAELAFARQRQMLPDDATSRQDFESAQANLDVQRATLIGLDAQIRKASVAIESAKANVGYTRIVAPIDGQIVAIVTQEGQTVIAQQQAPVILKLADLDTITVKAQVSEADVIRISPGQTAYFTILGDPDKRYYGKLRAIEPAPQNFLDTQSTLGGGATRNNTAVFYNALFEVPNPDHRLRISMTAQVNVLLGTAKQALSVPVAALGKKIGPDRYEVRILPAQGKGDGQAVTRQIVTGLNNNVRVEVKEGLTADDRVVIGEAGDSTPTTDTASGASQ, encoded by the coding sequence ATGATCCAGTTCATTCGCCGTCGGCCTTATCTCGTTACCAGCCTCGTTGTGCTCGTCGTTCTCGTGGCGCTCGGTCTGCGCAGTCTCGCGACCCCGAAAGCGCCGCAGTACCTCAGCGCCAAGGTCGAGCGTGCCGACCTCGAAAACACGGTGCTCGCCACGGGTACGCTGGGCGCTTTCCAGCAGGTGGACGTTGGCGCACAGGTCAGCGGGCAGTTGAAGTCGCTCAAGGTCAAGCTGGGCGACAAGGTGACGAAGGGGCAGTGGCTCGCGCAGATCGATCCGGTGCTCGCACAGAACGGCCTGCGTCAGGCTGAGGCCGACGAGCAGAACCTTCAGGCGCAAAAGCGCTCGACGGCGGCACAACTCAGGCAGGCCGAACTGGCGTTTGCCCGTCAGCGCCAGATGCTGCCGGACGACGCAACGTCCCGTCAGGACTTCGAGTCGGCGCAAGCCAATCTGGATGTTCAGCGCGCCACGCTGATCGGACTCGATGCTCAGATTCGCAAGGCGAGCGTAGCCATCGAGTCGGCGAAGGCGAACGTGGGCTATACACGCATCGTCGCGCCGATCGACGGCCAGATCGTGGCCATCGTCACGCAAGAGGGCCAGACCGTGATCGCGCAACAGCAGGCACCGGTGATTCTGAAACTGGCCGATCTGGACACCATAACCGTCAAGGCGCAGGTCTCGGAGGCCGACGTCATCCGTATCTCGCCGGGACAGACCGCTTACTTCACGATCCTGGGCGATCCGGACAAGCGTTACTACGGCAAGCTGCGCGCCATTGAACCTGCCCCGCAAAACTTCCTGGACACGCAAAGCACGCTGGGCGGGGGCGCGACGCGCAACAACACGGCCGTGTTCTACAACGCGCTGTTCGAAGTGCCGAACCCCGATCATCGCCTGCGCATTTCGATGACGGCGCAGGTCAACGTGCTGCTCGGCACGGCTAAGCAGGCGCTGAGCGTGCCGGTGGCGGCGCTGGGCAAGAAGATCGGCCCGGATCGTTATGAAGTGCGGATTCTGCCTGCGCAGGGCAAGGGCGATGGCCAGGCGGTGACGCGTCAGATCGTCACCGGACTGAACAACAACGTGCGGGTCGAGGTGAAAGAAGGCCTCACGGCCGACGATCGCGTCGTCATCGGCGAGGCGGGCGATAGCACGCCGACGACGGACACCGCGTCCGGTGCGTCCCAATAA
- a CDS encoding MacB family efflux pump subunit: MLELTGITRRFPAGERDVTVLRDVNLTIEAGEIVAIMGASGSGKSTLMNILGCLDHPSEGSYRVAGRETRDLDADALAQLRREHFGFIFQRYHLLPHLDAASNVEMPSVYTGTPHAARRARSVMLLERLGLVDRTEHRPSQLSGGQQQRVSIARALMNGGDVILADEPTGALDTRSGREVIRILKELNALGHTVIIVTHDEKVAAHARRIIEIRDGEIVADRENTPVEIEPDVPSPEEAAEEAVVAATVPSADPASVNASHGGAIAPRRWTGGIDRFAEAFRMAWIALISHRLRTFLTMLGIIIGITSVVSIVAIGEGAKRYMLAEIGSIGTNTINIYPGKDWGDNRATAIQTLVPEDVHALSEQIYVGSATPETARSLLLRYRNVDASAMVTGVGEHFFQVRGMKIGQGIAFGADEVRRQAQVAVIDQNTRRKLFGANPNPLGEVIFVGNLPCVVIGVTVEKKSAFGDTKSLNIWVPYTTAAGRLFGQRNVDSITVRVRDGQPSKAAEKSLETLMTQRHGRKDFFTYNMDSVVKTVEKTSQSLTLLLSLIAVISLVVGGIGVMNIMIVSVTERTREIGIRMAVGARQSDIMQQFLVEAVMVCLMGGAIGIALSFGASFLFSLFVEKWKMVFSMGSVVTAFLCSTLIGVVFGFMPARNAARLDPVEALARD; encoded by the coding sequence ATGCTGGAACTCACGGGCATCACCCGGCGTTTTCCGGCCGGTGAGCGTGACGTGACCGTGTTGCGCGACGTCAATCTCACCATCGAAGCAGGCGAGATCGTCGCGATCATGGGGGCGTCCGGCTCGGGCAAGTCGACGCTGATGAACATTCTCGGCTGTCTCGACCATCCGAGCGAAGGCAGCTACCGCGTTGCGGGGCGCGAGACGCGCGATCTCGATGCCGACGCACTCGCGCAACTGCGTCGCGAGCACTTCGGCTTCATCTTCCAGCGCTACCACCTGCTGCCGCACCTCGACGCGGCGTCGAACGTGGAGATGCCGTCGGTGTACACCGGCACGCCCCATGCCGCGCGGCGTGCGCGCTCGGTGATGCTGCTGGAGCGGCTCGGACTGGTCGACCGCACGGAACATCGGCCGAGCCAGTTGTCGGGCGGACAGCAGCAACGCGTGAGTATTGCGCGTGCGCTGATGAACGGCGGCGACGTGATTCTGGCCGACGAGCCGACCGGCGCACTCGATACGCGCAGCGGCCGCGAAGTCATCCGCATTCTCAAGGAACTCAACGCGCTGGGGCACACGGTCATTATCGTGACCCACGACGAGAAGGTCGCCGCGCATGCGCGGCGCATCATCGAAATTCGCGACGGCGAGATCGTGGCCGACCGCGAGAATACGCCGGTGGAGATCGAGCCGGATGTCCCGTCGCCCGAAGAAGCCGCTGAGGAAGCGGTCGTCGCTGCGACGGTCCCGTCTGCCGACCCCGCTTCGGTGAACGCCAGTCACGGCGGGGCGATTGCGCCGCGTCGCTGGACCGGCGGCATCGACCGCTTTGCCGAGGCGTTCCGCATGGCGTGGATCGCGCTGATCTCGCACCGGCTGCGCACGTTCCTGACGATGCTGGGGATCATCATCGGCATCACGTCGGTCGTCTCCATCGTTGCCATTGGCGAAGGGGCGAAGCGCTACATGCTGGCCGAGATCGGCAGCATTGGCACGAACACCATCAACATCTATCCGGGCAAGGACTGGGGCGACAACCGCGCAACGGCGATTCAGACGCTTGTGCCCGAGGACGTGCACGCGCTCTCTGAGCAGATTTACGTGGGCAGCGCGACGCCCGAGACGGCGCGCAGTCTACTGCTGCGCTACCGCAATGTCGACGCGAGCGCGATGGTGACGGGCGTGGGCGAGCACTTCTTCCAGGTGCGCGGCATGAAGATCGGGCAGGGCATTGCGTTCGGCGCCGACGAAGTGCGGCGTCAGGCGCAGGTCGCCGTGATCGACCAGAACACGCGTCGCAAGCTGTTCGGCGCGAACCCGAATCCGCTGGGCGAAGTGATCTTCGTGGGCAATCTGCCGTGTGTGGTGATCGGCGTGACGGTGGAGAAGAAAAGCGCGTTCGGCGACACCAAGAGCCTGAACATCTGGGTGCCGTACACCACGGCAGCGGGGCGTCTGTTCGGTCAGCGCAACGTCGACAGCATTACGGTGCGTGTACGTGACGGTCAGCCGAGCAAGGCCGCCGAGAAGAGTCTGGAGACGCTCATGACGCAGCGTCACGGCCGCAAGGACTTTTTCACGTACAACATGGACAGCGTGGTGAAGACGGTCGAGAAGACGAGTCAGTCGCTCACGCTGCTGCTCTCGCTCATCGCCGTGATTTCGCTGGTCGTGGGCGGTATCGGCGTGATGAACATCATGATCGTGTCGGTGACGGAGCGTACGCGGGAGATCGGTATCCGCATGGCGGTCGGGGCGCGTCAGAGCGACATCATGCAGCAGTTCCTGGTGGAGGCCGTCATGGTGTGTCTGATGGGCGGCGCTATCGGGATTGCGCTTTCGTTCGGGGCGAGCTTTCTGTTCTCGCTGTTCGTCGAGAAGTGGAAGATGGTGTTTTCGATGGGCTCGGTCGTCACGGCATTCCTGTGTTCGACGCTCATCGGCGTGGTGTTCGGCTTCATGCCAGCGCGTAATGCCGCGCGGCTGGACCCGGTCGAAGCGCTTGCACGCGATTGA